The genomic DNA atccagaccagcctgcgcatccgcgcagtctagtcaggatctatgctgttcgctaacggtttctctaattgtgataggctttgaaagcgaccagcatggatcctgacctggatccatgctggccgcaaagccactatgttgattttctcatggcgcggctcatataaaaaaaaacaatttgtaatCCTTGGGCAAGTGGTTATGGTCACTGGCTTTGTATCACGTGTTCCTTGTCGatttgggttcgaaacctcgcctCATGTGTCTTCATGTGAgatagccatccagctggcttacggaaggtcggtggttttacccaggtgtccGCCAATTCCATACAATTGCCTGGATTGGCACATTAGGCCTTTCTCTAGCATGAAAACCTTGAAAGATCGTCATGTGGCCTACTTTTAGAATTTTGTAAACCTCAGCTCTTGTCTAGTATTCGTCTTTGAAAACGCCAAAATGATCTTTCATATCGTGCATTTGTTTACTGTGCATCTTAACAGAGTTACTTAGGCACTCTTGGTGTTACAAGTGAATgcatataaattaacataaaaaatattataaatacataccataaatgaaaaccaaaaaaaaacaacattttattcattaagACAAATACTACATCAGTCTATAAAGTTGAAATCATGGAACCCTTGTTAACCTGCCTTTCCATATaccataaaaaaataatatcagtaTTTACTGTTCCTAGCATTTTACTACTGttatactgaaaaataaaatggaaagtCAGAGGCTGCATGTTTCTCCAACAGGATAAAGGTGAGGCAGCCTCGTATCACACACCTTTCCAATAGTGAGAACAGCCCGCAATAATGATGTCTGAGTGTGAGGAAGATTTGCGTACGTTAGTTTGATCAATGTTGCTAGCAGCTATGCTTTTAGTTTcgtattttgaaatgtattttagtTTCCTATTCCGATACATGTCCAAAATATTCCTGTACTTGTATGATAATAAACAAATTATCTTCTGTTTTGTCCGCCACAAGacctattcattttttttcgcAGATCTAGATGACAAAGATACACCTGTGCTTCAACAAAGCTACAGTATAGTAGCAGACGAAATTCCACGGCAGACGACACAGACCAACCTTACGTCACCAACATACGCTGAAATAGAGGAGTACAGTGATTCGGGAATAAAACCTAAACTGCCCTTAGTTAATAAAAGGTCCATAGATAATTCTAAACGCAAACTACCTGCAAAACCGGACGAACCGCAGAGTTCAATATATTCGGAAATAGAAGATGCAGACGAAAAAGACACCGGAAGTGAAAAAGAGGttatttcaaaaaataagaaaaatcaggAGAAAATATATCCTGCATATCTTTACAAGAAGAAATTATCAAACGCGAGTAATATTTATGACGAATGTCAAGATGTGTCTAAAATGGACAGTGACAAAACATATATTGATATGTCACATAAGAAAAAAGATGAGTCCGAATACGTACCTCACtgcaaaatttcaaaagacaTGGTGAACCAGTCTAAGAAAGACCGCGTGACTGATAAATGGACCAATCAAAACATCATTTATGCAGACTGTGACGAAAAGACCAACGGTTCGGGCAAAGAAAGTCGAAATAAACTGAAAAAGGAATCAGTGACAAGTGAATCAGACTCTGATGAAGATATTTGTATTGTTGAAAACGAGTTATACGAGCCATTTGAATCTgcaaaagtttgattaaaatatacGTTTTCACCTAATGTGCCTTAGAAGAATAGAGATGCCTTAGCGGGTCTACCTTTAAACTTATCAAAACAATACTCTATACAAAAATATACTCAAAGTTCTTAAAAAAGTGGCTCAAATTTGCCGGTGAAACGCATGGTGTGCTAGGTGTAAAGTTTGTCCATAAAGTCAACGATTTACCATTTAAAAAGAATTCCAAATGGCACAAGAATCTGCGCAAGGTGATGTAATATGTAAAAAGGAAACGAAACATTAACCTCCTTTATCTCATCTGTCTTTTTGTAGTGAATATCGCCTCATATTGCACAGAAGAAAAGTTCAGAATTGTATAATATTTTACTCTTATTATTTCATACATGAAAATGTTTCGTAAACCTAGAACCTGTTCggatatatatataaactagTATTCAATTGTTTCAGGAATGAATATGAATTTTGAAACATTGGAAATTTCATATATCATTTCCTATGCTATGTATTGCAAAAACTTTTCATTCCACAATCATGGCAAAACTGTtcaaatatttgccagttttatAATGAGTTTATGAATCATAATTGAGAACAAATAGCATATtctaatttcttatttttattccgttttttttccTTCCTTGTCACAcgttgtaaattattgtttactgtaatttaattttaatgacTGTATATAGATAACTTTTGTATTATTAAAACTTAGCATACTTCCATTATCGGACAAAAATACACAATTGCAATGTTtctaaacatataaaaatgtgaaaaacattaacattctttttgtttattaatcacttttacattaaatcaaaataaaacgaATAAGCTTtgttaaaaacaacattaaatactCTATATTAAAGAAACGGCAAATGAGTTATGCATTTTCCCCATTCtttacaattataaaatattacagtGAAATAATTATATCTGGTAATTTCACAGCAAAAGTCAAAGGTATTTCCGCTGGTCAGTAACTAAAATGGGTAACgtttatataaatctatttagaaaacataaaagagaaagaaaatacATATGTTTTACATGTACTATCAAAATATCTGTCACCCGTGAAATGTTCATTTATAACTACACCAGTCGTGAAAATAagcatctggtgttcacttggTGAAAGATCTGTCAAACAAGCATACATACGCTGTACACGCGATCTTGTAACCCTAACACTTTTAGAAACCTTAGAAATCTTCAACGTTATCAGAACATTGCTGACTTTGGGAATCATTTGGACAATCAAGCtgaataataattttttaaccttaagcctgctggcggcaaatgattttgcttgtgcgaccagtgtagaccaaggtCACCATGCACGACCCTgcagctgatcatggtctgcactgctcacTATTCAGACAGTATCGGTGGGCACCCCTTTGATTAATAAATGGTACTCCCAAAATTGAATGATtggacagtccattttagaaatatatcaatGTATAAGTTAACGTATTGAAACTCTTTAAAATGAAACACTTCTAACAATAACTTCTTTGTTTTGTCAAAGCTAGAATATATTTTAAGCACACTTTGGAGAAGACATTATTTACTTCTTTGTATCTATGCAAGAACGGTTCGCTCATTTAAAACTTCTCGCAAAAACTATCAGTAACTGCCATGAAAATACACATGaatataaacatatgtttatTTCATTCATCGTTTCAATGGTGTGTCATGATACTAGTATGTCGCTCTGGCCCTGTTTACTGTACTGAATGCTTCAAGGGAGTCAACTATTATATGTCCAGGTAAGCGTCCACGCATGTTTTCCACTCTCAGACTAGAGCAGTTTATTATCCTATGTTGACTAAACATGGTGAACGGTTAGAGGCAAAATATCTCGGGCAAGTGTAAAAACGAATCGAATTATCCCTGTGGTTTCgtggattatgacccttgaattactaaaattgtgaaaaatgctcTCTTGCTTGAGTAGTTCTTATTTAATGTTGACCATTCTTAGCCATTGTGTTTATGAGCGTAATATCTCGACCACGTTTGATAACCAGCTGGTACCTCTATGTTTGTCTGGAGTTATGGAGTGTCACTGAATTACCCAAAACTGCGAAACTTTACAGTCTCCGCTCTCTAACTTGAGAATGTTCTTATCCAGCAAACCTGGCCGCAATAGTCAGACAAGTCCAATAACCAGCAAGATGCTCACAGTCACTCTTAAATTATGACATTATTTAAGGTGTATACATGCTACCTCTAAAATCTGTCCTTGCAAAAATATTCTGGTGCaatcaaaatattattgttttctgTTGCTCTTTTGTGTATTGATTAGTCTACCGAGATGTCTTTTTGAAGACAGCAGCATAATACACATTGGAAATTAGAACTTCCGTATGAGATATAATACAATATGCAATTTAGCCAACTTCTAGATCAACGTCATTTGGGTATAACCTGCTCATTCCCTATATTTTGTAGAGACATAGGCATAGATGATGTTTGGTGTATATGAGAGTTTGCACGTGCGTTAAGTACTGTGTGCATCCATCCGATTTTGTCGCACAATAATTATGACAAGTGTTTTCCATTATATGTGTCGCGTGCAATTCCAGGGTCAATATCTCAGTGAAGGGAATAAAGATTATTATAGGATTTGTCCGTCATACATAGATCTCTTTTATCTATTTCGTTTCAATAAATGTAGTGTCAAAAGCACACATCAACGGTCAAATGTCATGATTAAAATGTtcaacaatcaaacaacaaaaaacgtaGTGATTTGTGATAAGAAAGGTCACAAAAATTTCGTTTTCAGCACCCAAATCAAGGTTATGTCAGCTTATACAGGTTTCCTTTATATaggctactgaccgttccaaggcggtgcccctattttcaacttgttttctgtccgtcttgtattttgtgttgcgtatgttgttttgtttgttgttagcgtttctttcctctttctccttaCTCCCAATATTGTCCCCATCCTTCCCCCATGCAAAtgcgctcccttgttttggcatccccaccccctttactatgagtaagttttcACCCTACGAAAGATTAACGGTTTGAAGCTGTTGCGTTCGTTCTTTGGATGTAGTTGTTTGGTTGGGTATGTATTACTTAATTAGGACAAATCAAAAGACTACAGAATGGGTGAATACTTATTACCAAGCTGCGGTGACCTAAAGGGTAAGGCACCTGCCACGCACTCGGGAAGTCGAAAGTTCGAGCCCTGTCCAGACCAAgcatgacaaagatccaccaagctgttcatgagacgctgtataaaggcatttctagttttagctctagcagcccctaaaaggggttaaatgtcccagctgaacaaagttggctgcgggcctaataaagatgctacaaatcaagtttagaatacatgagaaaaaatcaattaaaggattttttatttattatttttatttatttctaaaataggccaactgatcccgctttaataaatgcatattcgctattcatgaatctttggacaatgacgtcacacctataaaaaagtgaaggtcaatcaaaacatacaattgtaattatttcaatatttctgtttcataagcaaagtttgaccgtagtcatatcacatagataaactcaGTGTGGCCATACCACGTGATCAAATGGGCACGGAACACGCAAAAATTGGCCTCGATTCAGGTATGTTTTGTCTTGATTTCTCAGCTTATACGTAGCCGATTTTAATGAGATAAAGTGCAAAGTACCCGGCATAGTAATAGCTATCAGCGGGTCATAGAGATTTAAAAAACGTCTTTGTACTTTCTGAGATTATTCGTGAACAGTTCTTCCAACGATTGAAAACGGCAGGCACGGAACACATGCACGAACTAAAAACAGCGGTACATGGTGTATTTATCTAGTTTTTCTTGTTATATCAATATTAGAAGGTTATATTTTTCATCTTGTTACTGCAGCATAAGCGATAAGCTGGTATTTTGCCGATTTGACGCGTTTTTGAAATTTATACGAAAATGGTACGGAATACGCGAGTTTTATGAAAGATACGGAACACAAGCTTCTTTTCCGAAGAAACTCTTATCAATATTTTAATGTAGTTTGACAATTGATTGATATAAGTTCTTTTTTCATACTTGATACCGAATCATATAGAGGTCTTTGATATGATTTTCAACCCGCCCCACCAGTCCTTTCCCCACCACGAACATCATAAATGgtaattgtaatattattaatGACTTTGCATGTCTACTACATTTCGTCTGTCCGTTTGCCAGATAGGACGTCTGTACTTCCGGAAAATCCGGGTCTTGCGATAACTCAGAAAGTATCCAACCTAGATATGTGAAATTTGGAACGTAGTTCAGATGACAGGAGACATTACGCTCAAAATGTTTGAGATTGCAGCGGATCAATACCCACTGTTTcagtattttaaatgtctgtccctttatattttcttaattatattCCATTCATCAGTTCATACAATGGAATTGTCAACAGAAATACGTGTGAAATTGCTTTTTGACATTATATTCTTATTATCTTCAATCTCACAGGCTTGGCAAATGTTTGCCTTGTTTCATGCAGTGTATAACTAGGGACTAGTGTATTGCTTGCAACGCTTGCCTCCCATGTTTCATATTGGATAATGTTTGGACAAAGGTTATTTTGAAGTTCTTGTCATCTGGTATTAATTGAGTGTTTAACAAGCATAATTTCTTTTAATACAAATCAAAACATTGCATGCTAAAGTTacacatgttttctttgtttcagGATGAAGAAGAAAACAAACCTTACTTTGCACAAACCAAAATCTAAAAGAAGGAAAAGTGGAACTACCTACCTATGGTTGGATACCTTCAGTGAATTCTTAATTGTTAACAGggatatttatttacatatatagtaAGGGCTGCTTGCATTGCAGAATTTTAAGTATCAGGCAAGATTTATTCTGACAGAAAAAGCTGTTCAGCTAAAAGGGATGATCCGGAAGTATTGTCACTTCATCCATTGCGCATCTGCTCATAATTGTATTACTATAGAAATTTGATCGAGCTGTTAGCTAATTCAGTGATGATAACATAgataaatatgagccgtgccatgagaaaaccaacatagtgggtttgcgaccagcatggaaccagactaGCGCAgtccatgctgttcgatttcaaagtctattgcagttagagaaaccgttagcgaacagcaaggatccggACCAAACTGCACGGACGcacgggctggtctggatccatgctggttgcaaagccactatgttgattttcccatggcacggctcatattatttttacatacatataCAACTTCAAAGTATATCTTATCTTCATAAGCAACCAATAACTTTTTGTGGTATTTTTAAAGACGAAATTACTTGGGagaagttttttgttgttttctttccatttaacatattttgacaTCTCTAATGACATTACTTTCGGATTAACACTCGTTTATGATAAGTACAAGGTTAATGTCGATAAATTATTAATGCTATTTAAGCGTTTTAAAGAATTTAGAAGATGctgaaaataaattcttaacaTATTTACTATCATTTTATTAGCTTTGTCTTTTTTTCAACAATACAAATGATCATACAAATGATCACAATGATCACAGATCATTTGtacaatgaaaataatatttttattcagaacAATGAT from Mercenaria mercenaria strain notata chromosome 11, MADL_Memer_1, whole genome shotgun sequence includes the following:
- the LOC128546776 gene encoding uncharacterized protein LOC128546776, with amino-acid sequence MREYVPNYTVSFIVVFLLFSVVEVPELRHVSLYNIDITCNVHAKDKFTYHIQEQTDKTYSVNTTENSNIGVNNGTATIDRSTETDEEEVEYVMYIGLAVGVLVIIVIIIIAVIYIRGRYLSEKENKDTKSNLSNSNSLTNCSEIQKRPLPDTQSNIDLDDKDTPVLQQSYSIVADEIPRQTTQTNLTSPTYAEIEEYSDSGIKPKLPLVNKRSIDNSKRKLPAKPDEPQSSIYSEIEDADEKDTGSEKEVISKNKKNQEKIYPAYLYKKKLSNASNIYDECQDVSKMDSDKTYIDMSHKKKDESEYVPHCKISKDMVNQSKKDRVTDKWTNQNIIYADCDEKTNGSGKESRNKLKKESVTSESDSDEDICIVENELYEPFESAKV